Proteins co-encoded in one Labilithrix sp. genomic window:
- a CDS encoding helix-turn-helix domain-containing protein has protein sequence MPLLRPSELARIWELHPKTVYLWIREGKLPAFRTPGSQYRVRTDDARAYCEKNNLPPLPRAVTSPGGTVAAIGKPGASMRALAKACKARGTSFVSFGGVLEGLLGVAGETPDVLAIDARCDDAKLADVVRALRRTEKLANVAVVVYDADAGMQTTLPKLGVTSVVVRGKSDGAAEAVVGLLDQS, from the coding sequence ATGCCGTTGCTCCGCCCCTCCGAGCTCGCGCGGATCTGGGAGCTTCATCCGAAGACGGTCTACCTCTGGATCCGCGAGGGGAAGCTGCCCGCGTTCCGCACGCCGGGCTCGCAGTACCGCGTCCGCACCGACGACGCGCGCGCCTACTGCGAGAAGAACAACCTGCCGCCGCTGCCGCGCGCGGTGACGAGCCCCGGCGGCACCGTCGCCGCGATCGGCAAGCCCGGCGCGTCGATGCGCGCGCTCGCGAAGGCCTGCAAGGCCCGCGGCACGTCGTTCGTGTCCTTCGGCGGCGTCCTCGAGGGGCTCCTCGGCGTCGCGGGCGAGACCCCGGACGTGCTCGCGATCGACGCGCGCTGCGACGACGCGAAGCTCGCCGACGTGGTGCGCGCGCTGCGCCGCACCGAGAAGCTCGCGAACGTCGCGGTCGTCGTCTACGACGCCGACGCCGGCATGCAGACGACGCTCCCGAAGCTCGGCGTCACCTCCGTCGTCGTCCGCGGCAAGAGCGACGGCGCGGCGGAGGCCGTCGTCGGCCTCCTCGATCAGTCCTGA